GTCCGGCCGGAGCGTGCGCGGGACGTTGGCCTGGATGTCGCGCTCCTCTTCGGGCCAGTCCTCGAGCAGGTCGACGCACTGCTCGATGATCTTTGCCGACTCCTCGACCTCGCGCATGCGAACGAGCAGGCGCGAGAAGTTGTCGCAGCCGTCCTCGGTGATGACGTCCCACTCCAGTTCGTCGTAGTAGCCGTAGGGGTCGTCCCGGCGGAGGTCGTAGTCGATCCCCGAGCCGCGAGCGACCGGCCCCGTCGCACCGTAGTTCTTGGCCGCCTCGGGCGGGAGGACGCCGGTGTCGATGGTCCGCATCTGGAGGATCTCGTTGCCCGTGATGAGGTCGTGGTACTCGTTGAGCTTCTCCGGCAGGTCGTCGAGGAAGTCCCGGATCTTCTCGAAGAACTCCTCGCGGGGCTGGGGGACGTCCCAGGCGACCCCGCCCAGCCGGAAGTAGTTGAACATCAGCCGCTGGCCGGTCAGGTCCTCCAGGATCGACTGGACGACCTCGCGGTCGCGGACGCCGTACTGGAAGATGGCGGTGAAGTCGCCGTAGACGTCCAGCGCGAACGTGGACACCGCCAGCATGTGAGCGGCGATCCGGGAGAGCTCGGCGCCCATCGTCCGGATGACCTGGGCGTACTCGGGGACCTCGATGTCCGCGAGGTCCTCGGCCGCCCGCGCGTAGGCCCACTCGTTGAGCAGGCCCGCCGAGATGTAGTCCCAGCGGTCGGGGTAGGGCATGATCTGGTGGCGGTAGGTGCCCTGCTGGCACATCTGCTCCTCGCAGCGGTGGAGGTAGCCGATGTCCGGTTCGACGTCGGCGACCTCCTCGCCGTCCAGCACCGTCTTCAGGTGAAGGACGCCGTGGGTCGCCGGGTGGTGGGGCCCGACGTTGACGAACATCGTGTCCGGATCGTCCGGGTCCCTGTGGTCCTCCTGGATCGGGTTGGCGTGCTCGCGCAGCGGGACGATCTGGGGCTGGTCCTGATCGAAGTCCCGCCGCAGCGGGTGGCCCTGCCAGGTCTCCGGCAGGAGGATCCGCCGGAGGTCCGGGTGGTCCTCGTACTCGACGCCCAGCAGGTCGTAGGCCTCCCGCTCGTGCCAGTCGGCCGTCTCGAAGACCGGTGCCGCGGACTCCGAGACCGGCTCGCCCCTGGTCGTCGGGACGACAACAGACAGTTCCTGGGTCGGATCCTCGAACTTCTTGAGGTGGTAGATCGTCTCGAACCGGTCCTCGTACTCCTGGGCGGTGACGCAGGAGCAGTGGTCGAAGCCGGCCTGCTCCTTCAGCGTCGAGAGGACCGACTGGACGTCGTCCGGCCGGATGACGAAGCCCTCGGCGTTCAGATGCTCCTCCCGGTCGATCACCTTGTCGCCGAGCAGGGCCTCCAGCCGATCGTAGTCCAGCCCGTCCTCGGTGACGCCGACGACGTCACCGGCGGCGTCGGTGCGTTCGAGGCTCATGGCGAATCAGCCCAGTTGTAGCGCATCACGAGGTCGTCTTCGTCGATCTG
This genomic interval from Halomicrobium urmianum contains the following:
- a CDS encoding NADH-quinone oxidoreductase subunit D gives rise to the protein MSLERTDAAGDVVGVTEDGLDYDRLEALLGDKVIDREEHLNAEGFVIRPDDVQSVLSTLKEQAGFDHCSCVTAQEYEDRFETIYHLKKFEDPTQELSVVVPTTRGEPVSESAAPVFETADWHEREAYDLLGVEYEDHPDLRRILLPETWQGHPLRRDFDQDQPQIVPLREHANPIQEDHRDPDDPDTMFVNVGPHHPATHGVLHLKTVLDGEEVADVEPDIGYLHRCEEQMCQQGTYRHQIMPYPDRWDYISAGLLNEWAYARAAEDLADIEVPEYAQVIRTMGAELSRIAAHMLAVSTFALDVYGDFTAIFQYGVRDREVVQSILEDLTGQRLMFNYFRLGGVAWDVPQPREEFFEKIRDFLDDLPEKLNEYHDLITGNEILQMRTIDTGVLPPEAAKNYGATGPVARGSGIDYDLRRDDPYGYYDELEWDVITEDGCDNFSRLLVRMREVEESAKIIEQCVDLLEDWPEEERDIQANVPRTLRPDPDTEVYRAVEGAKGELGIYIRADGTDKPARFKIRSPCFSNLQTLPVMSEGEYVPDMVASLGSLDIVLGEVDR